Genomic DNA from Primulina huaijiensis isolate GDHJ02 unplaced genomic scaffold, ASM1229523v2 scaffold21977, whole genome shotgun sequence:
caattttttcaaattaatatttttttgtaaaaaaagtttgttcaattcatctacaagaaaataaaaatcaaataattttagagttttaGCTTTCTTGGCAATTTGATCATTATCTAGCATAAATATAGTTTGACAATTTTGGCCTGATCAtaataactgattttacaaaaatatcctcACTAAATTTCTTATGTATGTACAAACTAAGGACAAAGTTGACAATACACAATAGAAAAACTTTGACCTTGGTTCACacttttataatatgtatagatTATGCTGATTTGGGAACGGGTCGGGAGACATGCATATCATGGTTACCAACATTGGACCGATCGATATGATAGTATTTTGAGGAGAAAGCGTCGAAGCAGACATATTTGGAAACGAAACATAAAGTTTTATTGTTAACAGTGAAATTAACAATAAATGTAATATTAAATCTATATTTTACTTATTTGCACGttagttatttaaaatataatgaatatcAAATGTTTCTATTATTAGATTAACTtgaaatatatgttaattaacATAAAACGGTAATATGCAAAAAgttaaattttgagtttataATCTTACTTATGTAAAACTAACAAAAATATATCAGAAattcatgaatttaaaatttatatatcaatcCAAATGCAATCATGGAGATTTGAAAAACGTGCAATACAAATTATGAgtctttcaatgttttgtacagAAACTCTGCTTAATTAGGTTCCTGGAATTATGTAGGTTTTTAAAAAAGCTTTCAATGCTCTCTTGGCTCTACGATTTTCCTGGATTGATATATATTATACCCatatggtaaaaataaattatatatgttcGGTAacctaaaaattataaatatttatttaaaattaaatttattttttataacacGATAACCACTTGTTATAAAAAggatgattaataaaaattaattatatgcaaatatatttttaaataaacagCGAAttaataaattgtttttttatgaaattaaagaaCTATGGTAAATATATATGCACACACGCACATATACTTGGAACAAGTAAACTGTTAAAAGACATATTCTAAGAACATGAAGAACGaaatatactaattaaacataaatcaattaattactattTGACTGACTTGGTCGAtatctaaatatataattcttgGTTTTCTACCTTTTTTTGCGTCGCTGCTTATGATTAGATATAAGATTTTAATAACGAAACAATTAATAGATCAATGCTACCTGTGtatgtaaattaattaattaatcatagtCAAAAGTGATCAAATTAAGACTGGGTAAGTTATCCAACTTTATAGTTAAATAAAACAGGACAATTTCAAACCTATTTTTATTAAGGAAATTAATCGACTTGTTCAAATATTTCAACTATAAATACCTCAACAATTCGTGCATTTGAAACCACTTCTCAAGCTCAGCGGCACTAGTAATCTATTGCATTAATCCATTCCTAACATATATCTAGCTAGCTTCAATATTAATTAAGATGGCCATTCGTTTCTTTCAAGGCTTTTTGTTAGTAACTTTGATATGTTCATTGGCGTATGCATCTGATCCTAGTCCTCTTCAAGACTTTTGTGTCGCTGTCGATGATGCAAAGGCTTCTGGTAATTAATTTTATGCACGTTCTCATGAATTagttataatatcatttttttagcTATATCGAAGTTATAATGTTTGCTTTTTATGAGGTTATTTTGATGAACTGATTCGAAACTTTATAccattttattttcattattaacTAGTCAGAATTCGGTTTATCCTTGCATATTTTGcaaatttaatgtaaaattatTTGTATGATTGCAGTGTTTGTGAATGGGAAGATTTGCAAGAACCCAAATAAGGTTTCGGCAGATGATTTCTATTTCAGTGGTCTGAACAAGCCTGGAGACACATCAAATCGAGTGGGCTCAAGTGTTACTCCGGTTAATGTAAACCAAATACCTGGACTCAACACTTTGGGCATTTCTTTGGTTCGAGTTGATTATGCACCATATGGGCTCAACCCTCCTCACACGCATCCTCGTGCCACTGAAATTCTTGTCGTAACCGAAGGAAGTCTATTCGTTGGGTTTGTGACTTCGAATCCTGCAAATCCCGACCAGAAGAACAAGCGTTTTACCAAGACATTGCATCCAGGAGATGTGTTTGTGTTCCCTGAAGGCCTAATTCATTTTCAATTCAATACCGGAAAAACCAAGGCTGTTGCATTTGCCGGGTTAAGTAGTCAGAATCCCGGAGTCATCACCATTGCAAATGCTGTTTTTGGCTCTGAACCACCAATTTCCATCGATGTTCTTACGAAGGCGTTCCAAGTTGACAAGAACGTGATAAAAAATCTTCAAGGATAGTTTTGGACAAACAACTAAAACAGAACCAGACCAAATTAAGACAAAGCTCCATTGTTTTTCTTTCCTACTTGTTTGAGTACTAGAATAAGGAGCATGAATGATTGATTATATATGTGATTCATTGATGTGTTCTCTTTAATCATTTTGGCTAATAAAGAAATTCATAATAAGTTTTTGCAATTTATATTTTcagttttctttgaaaaaaagTATGCTCGgatatgtttatatataatattggttCGCTTTAGACTCTTGAATTTATAGACATGATTAATCAATAACACTTAACATTCTTTTTAAATCATGATTTCTTTGGCATGTATTGCGAATtaaattgcatgcatgcatggtTCTATCACAAATATAAAGTGAGTCAATTCTAATTTTGAACCCAAACGTCAATAAACCAAACCAAGTCCATTAATTGGAACTACAATTGTAGAGTTTGGTTTCGATATTCTCCTATTAGAAACATAATCACGTGCATGCCGTTGAACAATTATATAGTCTAGCTGTGTATATACCACCGTTGCCTGCATACATGTTTTATCCTTCTCATGATTTACTTTAATCGGTATCGTTATTAGTGgttaaattgttattttgatataatataaatatgtttcCATTGTTTGGTAGGATGAATTGTAGGGAAATAAAGTTTAGTCCAAGTTTGGAAGGTAGGATGGAGCACAAAATCTAGTCAATGATGTGTGCCGATAACTTGTTGCTTCGGGCGATAAAAGGAAAAccataaagcaaaaaaaaaaaaaaaatttgttcagaTTATCTGCGCCTCCAATACTTAAACTCATTCCTTTCAATTCAATATCATATTGGAATTTAACgagtaattatatataaaataacttCAACTCTACCCGAAGCAGCGTCTTTGCTGCACCACATGAATTATAGTGCACCAATATCATAAATAAGCAAACATATTGTAATTTTTCGTAAATAATAAATGTGTTAGTGGTTGGTGCTTGAAGGAACATATTTTGGACTGACGACAAGATTTGTTTATTAATGAACCGATCAATGTATTTTACTACAAACATATAAAAGTCAAACCTATTTTTAGCTTATTTAATGTTATTTGGGACTAACCCAAGTACATTCGCACACATGGTCATGTATTATTCATCACATATTGTTGTTTGAAGTTCAAGTACCTTGTTTTTGCTTGAGTATAAgcaattaagatttttatttccACATATGTCTTATTGCGAgatatttaaattctttaaccTTGTCTTATAACTTCTCTCACTAGGCCTTTGCCATAGGAAAAATGTGAACCCTTTCTCTCCATAGTTCGATCTCTTCACTCTAATCACCTCAAGATCATCTACTAGACTCCAACCTTCACCATCCCTAACTCTTCTCATCTACTAGGCGCAGCCCAATTAggtgaaatttaatttttattctccCCCAACTCTTGTCTTCTACTAAGCACGTACAgcccaagtaggtaaaattttatttttcttctcacAACTCTTCTCTTCTACTAGCCTTAgcctaagtaggtaaaatttaattttcaccTCTTCTCCTCCACTAGGATCAGACTCAgtaagtaaaatttaattttcagtctcctcaactcttctcctctactagacgCAGGTTAaataagtaaaatttaattttcaactcCCCACCTATTATTTATTCGTTTTGATGGTTGGATGTATACTGTATGGAAATATGTGTGTTTGTTTACATTCTATTATTTACGTGGAATTCAAGAAAGTTATGCATTGTAATTTTGACAGTTCGGTAACTCCGTATCACAACAATGTAGCACATATAGTGGTGCATTTGATTAATTGtggattaatttttttacttacCATGAAATACCTTCTTTTTGCTATTTTGATGGCACaaatatctttattttgatcttgaaaaaaagaaataattgcTCACATCTTTAATGTGCGCAACATGGTTTTGTGAACCGTAGAGCCGTTGTTGATTCACGTGGTAATGTCGACAACATGGATCCAAATCACAGATGTAAATACATCAGTGACAGCAGAAATTGTAATGATTAGTCTATCGATATTAAAATGCCAAATGTCACTTCAAATGGAACTATGAAAGCTAGTTTCTCCAAACAGCTCGAGCNNNNNNNNNNNNNNNNNNNNNNNNNNNNNNNNNNNNNNNNNNNNNNNNNNNNNNNNNNNNNNNNNNNNNNNNNNNNNNNNNNNNNNNNNNNNNNNNNNNNNNNNNNNNNNNNNNNNNNNNNNNNNNNNNNNNNNNNNNNNNNNNNNNNNNNNNNNNNNNNNNNNNNNNNNNNNNNNNNNNNNNNNNNNNNNNNNNNNNNNNNNNNNNNNNNNNNNNNNNNNNNNNNNNNNNNNNNNNNNNNNNNNNNNNNNNNNNNNNNNNNNNNNCAGCACTTCTCGgatatgtttatatataatattggttCGCTTTAGATTCTTGAATTTATAAACATGATTAATCAATAACACTTAACATTCTTTTTAAATCATGATTTCATTGGCAAGTATTGCGAATtaaattgcatgcatgcatgattCTATC
This window encodes:
- the LOC140967015 gene encoding germin-like protein subfamily 1 member 14, producing MAIRFFQGFLLVTLICSLAYASDPSPLQDFCVAVDDAKASVFVNGKICKNPNKVSADDFYFSGLNKPGDTSNRVGSSVTPVNVNQIPGLNTLGISLVRVDYAPYGLNPPHTHPRATEILVVTEGSLFVGFVTSNPANPDQKNKRFTKTLHPGDVFVFPEGLIHFQFNTGKTKAVAFAGLSSQNPGVITIANAVFGSEPPISIDVLTKAFQVDKNVIKNLQG